In Nitrospinaceae bacterium, one genomic interval encodes:
- a CDS encoding peptidylprolyl isomerase, with product MRFLLSFAVLLFSLQPFLAFGAEESNPVAIMKTSQGDIHLELFKKSAPKTVANFIGLAEGTKEYRNFKTEKKMKGNFYDGIVFHRVIKGFMIQGGDPKGNGTGGPGYQFEDEINASDLGLGKLKAIQDKGAIHRYLPVRTQQDYQRFILMPLFRSMGIRSQKELDDRKSEIQKKLKEMTIKNVYENQGYIFSSELKSHPPLKGVIAMANSGPNTNGSQFFINLVDTPHLTGKHTVFGKVVKGMEIIEKIGDVKVGQGSKPVQDIKIISVRLKK from the coding sequence ATGAGGTTCCTCCTCTCATTTGCGGTGCTGTTATTTTCCCTCCAACCTTTTCTTGCCTTTGGAGCTGAAGAATCCAACCCCGTTGCCATCATGAAAACATCACAGGGTGATATCCACCTTGAACTCTTCAAGAAATCTGCACCCAAAACAGTGGCGAATTTCATCGGTCTTGCGGAAGGAACAAAAGAGTACAGAAATTTTAAAACCGAAAAAAAAATGAAGGGGAATTTTTATGACGGCATCGTTTTTCATCGCGTAATTAAGGGCTTCATGATTCAAGGTGGCGATCCTAAGGGAAACGGCACCGGGGGCCCCGGATACCAGTTCGAAGACGAGATCAATGCCTCGGATCTTGGTCTTGGAAAACTGAAAGCCATTCAGGACAAAGGCGCAATACATCGTTATCTACCGGTTCGTACCCAACAGGACTATCAGCGCTTCATCTTAATGCCGCTATTCAGATCGATGGGTATTCGCTCCCAAAAAGAACTCGACGATCGAAAAAGCGAGATACAAAAAAAACTCAAAGAAATGACCATCAAAAATGTATATGAGAATCAAGGGTACATTTTCTCTAGCGAGCTTAAATCTCACCCCCCCCTGAAGGGCGTTATCGCTATGGCGAACTCGGGGCCCAACACGAATGGCTCGCAGTTTTTCATCAATCTAGTAGACACACCTCACCTTACAGGCAAACACACCGTATTCGGGAAAGTGGTCAAAGGCATGGAAATTATCGAAAAAATTGGTGACGTTAAGGTGGGCCAAGGCAGCAAACCAGTTCAAGACATTAAGATCATATCAGTTAGATTAAAAAAATAA